A single Cryptococcus deuterogattii R265 chromosome 2, complete sequence DNA region contains:
- a CDS encoding H/ACA ribonucleoprotein complex subunit 3: MHLMYTLDERGNRIYTLKKVTAAGKPTKSAHPARFSPDDKFSRHRVTIKKRFGILPTQLPCKPL; this comes from the exons ATGCATCTTATGTACACTTTGGATGAGAGGGGAAACAG AATTTACACCCTCAAA AAAGTAACTGCTGCTGGCAAGCCCACGAAGTCTGCCCATCCTG CTCGATTTTCCCCCGACGACAAGTTTTCCAGACACCGAGTCACCATCAAGAAGCG ATTTGGGATCCTTCCCACCCAGCTTCCATGCAAGCCCTTATAA
- a CDS encoding dynactin 1, with product MTSQEVPIDAKVQVSAGIGYVRWTGANPGFAAGKWVGVELFEPGGKNDGSVKGERYFDCKPNHGVFVRPSQVRILEAPKSTATPRPQSMRPPATPSAHRLTSASSSRPASPQKQPTARPTAPPTPSQTSRVLSASSSTEAVAPSTAPATRRVSSSSSSRRSQGIFKRPPSVLDGRALTATEEIEYVASHSLVSPPPGRISSPTRSVGSPTPSISQQGRTRSISSAFVVPPNLATLEQASRQPQSLSRLPSSEEEDTLFAQKRELEELRIKIRILENKKHEDQEKIRDLETRVGEADSLKAARVRLQAKFQEIQSSLLTAQRQARDLQSENSMLETRAAEAIDQLEMAALDREVAEEKAEAAEADIVKLGEKVAELEMEVALLKEENAEYEKPAGGIEGERTSLAFLQLEKHNERLKEALIRLRDVSAEAERDHKVKIAELEKVLTSQEDLISQLEFAEAKLTNAESQVEDLKQQLDDALGAEDMLEQLTERNLQMGERIEEMRLTIEDLEAIKELNDELEEGHVETEKQLNEEIEALTAELRKERVRSGELDALILDMETTINQFRELVASLQSELETIRLQQATRESDTATTSKESQALMNLNLKLQSTAAKAQSKTIDLELQKLEAFQLAEHLRIVQAYLPEAYHQTEEDSTTLFLFFNRVAAKVDLLINVISQIHGLPTSLHSTSSDALVGICELIGKLHHFSTLNRRFAAIMCRGTTEEWVDYGKFIGEIGGVESRVDIWLNGLKSDEFNEGDCARDLGSLISQFDHLAETSFDHPVLDAGEQQLGLAHLFDCDLDNFAAAVGFVRQAVAGLTSEEDTEIEMGDSSLEEAVYEPVQRILDLVRSVKIPSTKMVLQIKETVQTSSAFQPEVDLMLRELTTSVSNAVDLAVQLAQRIGQHVSTLRNTKEPLRLSDIDSFLRDVTAQSASAGSNVHPWDLIAMFVSRLREDLNGTLSKIKEAAKDGRTISLESTPPWLGRVASIREAASYNADAEKQVVKLAEEVKDMLREIKIRDQSLQESGMKVETLERRLEASRKQADIIIELENDVAKARKQEKVYEDAIEQLQAEQDALEVENARLRKGQGQSKDRQENGVSATPEFGGDPVIIGSGAGLESSQLAEQVESLKGAVRFLRSENALLKSRELYNDIHSLSALQYRFEPQMPDLVPSNIPTSPSSSESSLPTTPTHSPMRSLPMTKHIIEVESRILLHQMAKFQASAKVVDISNLGGKEGWKSRKNAPELQYREWKKKEKRLEKKLEGLIGRSKGLSGL from the exons ATGACGTCACAAGAAGTGCCCATAGACGCTAAAGTTCAAGTCTCAGCGGGCATAGGCTATGTGCGTTGGACTGGCGCGAATCCTGGATTTGCAGCTGGCAAGTGGGTCGGTGTCGAGCT GTTTGAACCAGGAGGTAAAAATGATGGCTCAGTCAAGGGAGAGAGATACTTTGACTGTAAGCCGAATCATGGTGTGTTTGTGCGACCAAGTCAAGTCAGGATATTAGAGGCACCAAAGTCCACGGCAACA CCTCGTCCACAATCAATGAGACCCCCTGCTACGCCTTCGGCACATCGGTTAACATCTGCTTCGTCCTCTCGGCCGGCTTCGCCACAAAAACAACCAACAGCACGACCGACAGCACCGCCCACACCTTCTCAGACATCGCGAGTTCtgtcagcttcttcatcaacagaAGCTGTCGCGCCCTCCACAGCTCCAGCGACAAGACGAGTTTCgagttcatcatcttcaagacGATCGCAAGGAATCTTTAAACGACCGCCGTCAGTGCTGGATGGGCGAGCTCTGACTGCTACGGAAGAGATAGAGTATGTGGCCTCACACTCATTAgtctcccctcctccaggGAGGATTTCCTCGCCAACCCGATCAGTAGGCTCCCCAACGCCAAGCATTTCTCAACAAGGTCGAACGCGGTCCATTTCATCTGCTTTCGTAGTTCCCCCGAATCTAGCAACCCTTGAGCAGGCCAGTAGGCAACCACAATCCTTGTCAAGGCTGCCCTCatctgaagaggaagatacTTTGTTCGCTCAAAAAcgagagcttgaagaactTCGTATCAAGATTAGAATATTAGAAAACAAGAAACatgaagatcaagaaaAGATTCGAGATCTGGAGACCAGAGTTGGCGAGGCTGATTCGTTGAAAGCAGCTCGTGTGCGCTTGCAAG CTAAATTTCAAGAAATCCAATCATCTCTGCTCACGGCCCAACGTCAGGCGCGCGATCTTCAATCCGAAAATTCCATGCTTGAGACTCGAGCAGCTGAAGCCATTGATCAACTCGAAATGGCGGCTTTGGATAGGGAAGTGGCCGAGGAGAAAGCTGAGGCTGCTGAAGCGGATATTGTAAAACTGGGCGAAAAGGTGGCAGAACTTGAGATGGAGGTCGCTCTAttaaaagaagaaaacg CGGAATACGAGAAGCCGGCTGGCGGTATAGAAGGAGAGCGAACGAGTCTAGCCTTTTTGCAGCTGGAAAAGCACAACGAGCGCTTGAAGGAGGCTCTTATTAG ATTACGTGACGTCTCTGCTGAGGCGGAAAGGGATCATAAGGTTAAGATAGCCGAGCTCGAAAAAGTGCTCACCTCTCAGGAGGACCTTATCAGTCAGCTCGAATTCGCAGAGGCAAAGCTCACCAACGCCGAATCCCAAGTTGAAGACCTCAAGCAACAGCTTGATGACGCTCTTGGCGCTGAAGACATGCTCGAGCAACTTACTGAACGCAATCTTCAAATGGGCGAGCGTATTGAGGAGATGCGTCTAACGATTGAAGATTTGGAGGCCATAAAGGAGTTGAACGATGAACTTGAGGAGGGTCACGTAGAGACTGAAAAACAGTTgaatgaggagattgaagcGTTGACTGCTGAATTacggaaggaaagagtgaGATCAGGGGAACTGGATGCGCTTATTCTGGATATGGAGACTACGATCAATCAATTTAGGGAACTTGTTGCAAGTTTGCAGAG CGAACTTGAAACTATCCGTCTGCAGCAGGCTACCCGAGAATCTGATACCGCCACCACATCCAAAGAATCGCAGGCTCTCATgaacctcaatctcaaacTTCAATCAACCGCAGCTAAGGCCCAATCGAAGACCATTGACTTGGAACTTCAGAAGTTGGAAGCATTCCAACTTGCCGAGCATCTGCGTATCGTTCAAGCTTATCTACCAGAAGCTTACCATcaaacagaagaagattcaACTACTTTGTTCTTATTTTTCAATCGTGTTGCCGCCAAAGTGGATCTGTTGATCAATGTCATATCTCAAATTCACGGTCTTCCAACGAGTTTGCATTCCACTTCGTCCGATGCCTTAGTCGGTATCTGCGAGCTCATAGGTAAACTGCACCACTTCTCGACTCTCAATAGACGATTCGCTGCCATAATGTGCCGGGGCACAACTGAGGAGTGGGTAGATTATGGAAAATTTATTGGAGAAATAGGGGGTGTTGAATCTAGGGTTGATATATGGCTGAATGGGTTGAAGAGTGATGAGTTtaatgaaggagattgcgCGAGGGATCTTGGAAG TTTGATATCTCAATTTGATCATCTTGCTGAGACCTCTTTCGACCATCCAGTTCTCGATGCTGGCGAGCAGCAGCTGGGTTTGGCCCATCTGTTTGATTGTGACCTCGATAATTTCGCCGCTGCCGTTGGATTTGTAAGACAGGCTGTTGCAGGATTGACCTCCGAGGAAG ATACTGAGATTGAAATGGGGGACTCATCCCTTGAGGAAGCAGTCTATGAACCCGTTCAAAGGATATTAGACCTTGTTAGGAGCGTCAAAATCCCATCTAC CAAAATGGTGTTGCAGATCAAGGAGACTGTTCAGACTTCTTCGGCCTTTCAACCTGAAGTCGATCTGATGCTTCGCGAATTGACTACATCTGTTTCCAATGCTGTAGATCTTGCTGTACAG CTTGCGCAAAGAATTGGTCAGCACGTTTCCACCCTGCGGAATACTAAGGAGCCCCTTCGCTTGTCTGATATAGACTCGTTCCTACGCGATGTCACCGCCCAATCTGCTTCTGCCGGTTCAAACGTGCACCCGTGGGACCTGATTGCGATGTTTGTTTCAAGGCTCAGGGAAGATTTGAATGGGACGTTATCGAAGATTAAAGAAGCCGCAAAGGACGGGAGAACAATCTCTT TGGAATCAACGCCTCCTTGGCTCGGAAGGGTTGCTTCCATTAGAGAAGCCGCTTCATATAATGCTGATGCTGAGAAACAAGTGGTGAAGcttgcagaagaagtgaaggaTATGCTAAGAGAAATCAAAATAAGG GATCAAAGCCTGCAAGAGTCTGGAATGAAAGTGGAAACcttggagagaagattggagGCCTCCCGCAAACAA gccgacatcatcatcgagcTGGAAAATGATGTTGCCAAGGCGAGAAAGCAGGAGAAAGTCTATGAAGATGCCATTGAACAACTACAAGCCGAACAGGATGCATTAGAGGTTGAGAACGCCAGGCTTCGAAAGGGTCAAGGGCAAAGCAAGGATAGGCAAG AAAATGGTGTATCCGCAACACCTGAATTTGGAGGAGATCCAGTAATTATAGGTAGTGGTGCGGGCCTTGAATCATCCCAACTGGCTGAACAGGTTGAGAGCCTCAAGGGTGCTGTTCGCTTCTTGCGCTCCGAAAATGCCCTGCTTAAATCTAGGGAGCTCTACAACGACATCCACTCTCTATCTGCTTTGCAATATCGCTTTGAGCCTCAAATGCCTGACCTTGTCCCCTCCAATATCCCCACTTCTCCTTCTAGCTCAGAATCATCCCTACCAACCACTCCTACGCACTCTCCTATGCGATCGTTACCAATGACGAAGCATATCATTGAAGTGGAATCGCgtattcttctccatcaaaTGGCCAAATTCCAAGCAAGTGCCAAGGTTGTGGACATTTCGAACcttggaggaaaggaggggtGGAAAAGTAGAAAGAATGCGCCTGAGTTACAGTACAGAGagtggaaaaaaaaggagaagagattaGAGAAGAAACTCGAAGGACTGATTGGGAGATCAAAGGGACTAAGTGGATTGTAG